The proteins below come from a single Candidozyma auris chromosome 3, complete sequence genomic window:
- the TIM9 gene encoding protein transporter TIM9 yields MDQLNVKEQQEFQQVVEQKQMKDFMRLYSNLVSRCFDDCVNDFTSSNLTSKETSCISKCSEKFLKHSERVGQRFQEQNALLMQNMQKQ; encoded by the exons ATGGATCAGTTGAACGTGAAAGAACAGCAAGAATTTCAACAGGTCGTGGAGCAGAAGCAAATGAAAGACTTCATGAGATTATATTCCAACTTGGTGTCCAGATGTTTCGATGACTGTGTCAACGACTTCACCTCCAGCAACTTGACCTCCAAGGAAACATCTTGCATTTCCAAGTGTTCCGAAAAGTTCCTAAAGCACTCCGAGAGAGTTGGCCAAAGATTCCAGGAGCAAAA CgctttgttgatgcaaaaCATGCAAAAACAATAA
- a CDS encoding asparagine--tRNA ligase SLM5, whose translation MRFLPTAARLGHSLNTRCIQNFAYSTLAPPIVETLQNPPPSNSLITVNGHIKSLRYSKNVGFIDISDGSSSKTLNVVFLSPDKVLERNRFKVGQSLSVTGRWIESRGKQAYEVQYNLDNPEHQIKIMGDVPEDYPIQKKTHSLQFLRTLPTLRHRTSTLASILRFRSKVESHLTDFFNHNHFVKVTPPLITSSDCEGAGEQFQVESLKKVSSKGDEFFGKPANLTVSTQLHLEVLAQSLNRVWTLTPCFRAEDSNTNRHLSEFWMLEVEVCYIDRLQQLTALTEAMVRHVVKAMRSDKASFFDLTEARFNKDEAARINERWETVLSPEAWPSMTYSEVVEIINKVKCKGRSKGRMEWGDSISTEQEKWLAGEYFKSPVFVTDYPAEQKPFYMPPSSEGVLVSGKPTVSCFDLIMPDIGELVGGSMRQSDHNKLLEEMKRREMNTAEIDWYLSTRLNGSVPHGGFGMGFERLIAYLGAMENIKDVTAFPRASGLCEC comes from the coding sequence ATGAGATTTCTACCTACAGCTGCCAGACTTGGTCACTCCTTAAACACACGATGCATTCAGAATTTTGCATACTCCACTCTTGCTCCACCCATCGTTGAGACCCTCCAGAATCCCCCTCCCTCAAATTCCCTCATCACAGTCAATGGCCACATCAAGTCACTTAGATACTCCAAGAATGTTGGATTTATAGATATCTCCGACGGTCTGAGCTCAAAGACACTCAATGTAGTGTTTCTATCTCCAGACAAAGTTCTTGAGAGGAATAGATTTAAGGTTGGTCAGAGCTTGTCTGTAACTGGAAGGTGGATTGAGTCCAGAGGAAAACAGGCTTACGAGGTGCAATACAACCTAGACAATCCAGAGCATCAGATCAAGATCATGGGAGACGTTCCTGAAGACTATCCCATACAAAAGAAGACACACTCGTTACAATTCTTAAGGACTTTACCGACCCTCAGACATAGAACATCTACACTTGCATCCATTCTCCGTTTTCGGTCGAAAGTGGAGTCTCATCTCACTGACTTTTTCAACCATAATCATTTTGTTAAGGTAACACCTCCGTTGATTACATCATCGGATTGCGAGGGAGCCGGCGAACAGTTTCAGGTGGAActgttgaaaaaagtgagCTCCAAGGGGGATGAATTCTTCGGAAAACCTGCGAATTTAACGGTATCAACACAATTacatcttgaagttctcgCTCAGTCCCTCAATAGAGTGTGGACTTTGACACCTTGCTTTCGTGCAGAAGACTCCAATACCAATAGACACTTAAGTGAGTTCTGGATGTTGGAAGTTGAAGTATGTTATATTGATCGCCTTCAGCAACTCACTGCGCTCACCGAGGCCATGGTTCGTCATGTCGTTAAGGCAATGAGAAGCGATAAAGCTAGCTTCTTTGACTTAACAGAGGCACGCTTCAATAAAGATGAAGCTGCTAGAATCAACGAACGTTGGGAGACCGTTCTTTCACCGGAAGCTTGGCCGTCTATGACTTATTCGGAGGTAgttgagatcatcaacaaggtcaaGTGCAAGGGGCGCCTGAAAGGACGCATGGAATGGGGCGATTCCATACTGACCGAACAAGAGAAGTGGTTAGCAGGTGAGTACTTCAAGTCCCCTGTATTTGTAACTGACTATCCGGCCGAGCAAAAGCCCTTTTACATGCCTCCGTCAAGCGAAGGTGTCCTCGTCTCAGGCAAGCCCACGGTATCTTGCTTCGACCTCATCATGCCTGATATTGGAGAGCTTGTAGGAGGCTCAATGAGACAACTGGATCACAACAAGCTattggaagaaatgaagagaagagagatgAATACTGCAGAGATTGACTGGTACCTCTCCACCAGGCTTAACGGCTCAGTACCTCATGGTGGGTTTGGGATGGGTTTTGAAAGACTTATTGCATACCTTGGAGCCATGGAAAATATCAAAGATGTTACAGCCTTCCCAAGAGCATCGGGCCTCTGTGAATGCTAA
- a CDS encoding histidinol-phosphatase, translating to MHSHHSHSGDYVEHASGTLEQMVATAKEKGFVQYCLTEHMPRLQDKYLYPEEIDKGMTIDSLNERFEKYLKHAKEIQERENAGNTIKIIIGLEVEGIDEAHIKMVERYRPHVNMCVGSVHFVKGIPIDFDEQNWRKAREACGGSTRELYKEYYELQYKVLKMLKPEVVGHFDLIRLFRVNDLDETTGKMLSDVNIQNEWPDVWQLIERNVKFAISYGALFELNSAALRKGWDSPYPKSDICLLIKNLAGKFCLSDDSHKYEQIGLNYHKAWEYLKSTIKSDFVYHLDLDIQRKIVVQESDVNVLSKSPFWDQYKILQLN from the coding sequence ATGCACTCACACCATTCTCACAGTGGTGACTATGTGGAGCACGCGTCAGGCACCTTGGAGCAAATGGTAGCCAccgccaaggagaagggCTTCGTTCAATACTGTTTAACGGAACATATGCCAAGGTTGCAAGATAAGTACCTCTACCCCGAGGAAATTGATAAGGGAATGACTATAGACAGCTTGAAcgaaagatttgaaaagtaTTTGAAGCATGCCAAGGAAATTCAAGAACGAGAAAACGCTGGGAACACCATCAAGATAATAATAGGGCTTGAAGTTGAGGGCATCGACGAAGCTCACATCAAAATGGTGGAGAGATACAGACCGCATGTCAATATGTGTGTAGGGTCTGTCCACTTTGTCAAGGGTATACcaattgattttgatgagcAAAATTGGAGAAAGGCAAGGGAGGCATGCGGCGGTTCAACTAGAGAATTATACAAGGAATACTATGAGCTACAGTACAAAGTGTTGAAAATGTTGAAGCCTGAGGTGGTGGGTCACTTCGATTTAATAAGGCTATTCAGGGTCAACGACTTGGATGAAACAACTGGCAAGATGCTTTCTGATGTCAATATCCAAAACGAGTGGCCCGATGTGTGGCAATTGATAGAGAGAAACGTCAAATTTGCTATTTCATACGGGGCACTCTTTGAACTCAACTCTGCAGCTCTCAGGAAAGGTTGGGATCTGCCGTACCCTAAATCTGACATTTGtttgttgatcaaaaacTTGGCTGGTAAGTTTTGTCTTTCAGACGATTCCCACAAATATGAACAAATTGGTCTAAATTATCATAAGGCATGGGAGTATCTCAAATCTACAATTAAACTGGATTTCGTGTATCATTTGGATTTAGATATTCAACGTAAAATCGTGGTTCAGGAAAGTGACGTCAATGTCTTGTCAAAGTCCCCATTTTGGGACCAGTACAAAATATTACAATTAAATTAA
- a CDS encoding proline--tRNA ligase produces MALEQSLAALSIAAVAAESAIPTKTLVFKPKTAKTATPVPVVVFALQATPTPNATIAKAAGVKEPRMAKDDLIMEFFKTSAKEVSIANLSKELAGKVKLVLDAGIAHAADEVNLELATESARVSVSSKDINAFLQSTGIEIITVDFLVEATASPAAAPMATATSRKEVLKREKEAAKLEDAKLIGITVDKTKDFSSWYSQIVTKGEMLDYYDVSGCYILRPNSYFVWETIQDWFNIHIKKVGVKNAYFPMFVSSKVLEREKDHIEGFAPEVAWVTRAGSSELEEHIAIRPTSETVMYPYYAKWIRSHRDLPLKLNQWNSVVRWEFKHPQPFLRTREFLWQEGHTAHLTEEGAMEEVDYILDLYKRVYEELLAVPVIKGRKTENEKFAGARYTTTVEGFIAATGRGIQGATSHHLGTNFSKMFNISVENPDGPDKPRVHAFQNSWGLSTRVIGVMIMTHSDNKGLVLPPRVAQTQVVVIPVGLTTKSTKEQRDTINKGAKEIEQRLFKADLRVAGDYRDNYSPGWKFADAELKGIPLRVEFGPKDQAAGQVLAVRRDTGAKFTIKLDELETRVPEILETIQKDLLEKARKDFDSHRVVVEDWKDFVPTLNNKNVILSPWCGVPECEDDIKESSASTGDDEEQDERAPSMGAKSLCIPGHQLPLRPGQKCVRCTRNAVTWCMFGRSY; encoded by the coding sequence ATGGCTCTTGAACAATCTTTGGCTGCGCTTTCCATTGCCGCCGTGGCTGCCGAGTCTGCTATTCCAACAAAGACGCTTGTTTTCAAGCCCAAGACCGCTAAAACCGCTACTCCTGTTCCTGTTGTCGTATTTGCTTTGCAAGCCACTCCTACTCCCAATGCCACCATTGCCAAAGCGGCGGGTGTCAAAGAACCCAGAATGGCTAAAGATGACTTGATCAtggaatttttcaagacATCTGCGAAGGAAGTGTCGATCGCAAACTTGTCCAAGGAATTGGCTGGTAAGGTCAAGTTGGTGTTGGATGCCGGTATTGCTCACGCTGCTGACGAAGTGAACCTTGAGTTGGCCACAGAGTCTGCTAGAGTGAGCGtatcttcaaaagacaTTAATGCATTTTTGCAGTCCACTGGTATCGAGATTATCACCGTAGACTTCCTTGTGGAGGCTACTGCCTCTCCTGCGGCTGCTCCAATGGCCACCGCTACTTCTAGAAaagaggtgttgaagagagaaaaggaGGCCGCCAAGTTGGAGGATGCCAAGTTGATAGGTATCACTGTTGACAAGACGAAGgacttctcttcttggtaCTCGCAAATTGTCACTAAAGGTGAGATGTTGGACTATTATGACGTGTCGGGCTGTTACATTTTGAGGCCCAACTCCTACTTCGTGTGGGAAACTATCCAGGATTGGTTCAATATTCATATCAAGAAAGTTGGCGTCAAGAACGCTTACTTCCCCATGTTCGTCTCTTCCAAAGTCCTcgaaagagagaaggacCACATTGAGGGCTTTGCTCCTGAAGTGGCCTGGGTCACTCGTGCTGGTTCTTCCGAATTGGAGGAGCATATAGCCATTAGACCTACCTCAGAAACCGTCATGTACCCATACTACGCTAAGTGGATTCGTTCTCATCGTGATTTGCCTCTTAAGTTGAACCAGTGGAATTCCGTTGTTAGATGGGAGTTCAAGCATCCCCAGCCTTTTTTGAGAACCAGAGAGTTCTTGTGGCAGGAAGGTCACACCGCTCACTTGACTGAAGAGGGAGCTATGGAGGAAGTGGACTACATTTTGGATCTTTACAAGCGTGTTTACGAAGAGTTGTTAGCTGTTCCTGTCATCAAAGGTAGAAAGACCGAAAACGAAAAGTTTGCTGGTGCCCGTTACACCACCACTGTCGAGGGTTTCATCGCTGCTACCGGGAGAGGTATTCAGGGTGCTACCTCCCATCACTTGGGcaccaacttctccaaaatgtTCAATATTTCTGTGGAGAATCCTGATGGCCCAGACAAGCCTCGTGTCCATGCATTCCAGAATTCTTGGGGTTTGTCGACCAGAGTTATCGGTGTCATGATCATGACCCATTCCGACAATAAGGGTTTGGTTTTGCCTCCTAGAGTAGCTCAAACACAGGTTGTGGTTATTCCTGTTGGTTTGACCACCAAGTCGACTAAGGAACAGAGAGACACGATCAACAAGGGTGCGAAGGAAATTGAGCAGAGATTGTTCAAGGCTGACCTTCGTGTTGCCGGTGATTACAGAGACAACTACTCTCCAGGCTGGAAGTTCGCCGATGCCGAGTTGAAGGGTATTCCATTGCGTGTTGAGTTTGGTCCTAAGGATCAAGCAGCAGGTCAGGTCCTCGCTGTTAGACGTGATACAGGTGCTAAGTTCACTATTAAATTGGATGAATTGGAGACTAGAGTTCCAGAGATTTTGGAGACTATCCAGAAAGACTTATTAGAAAAAGCCCGTAAGGACTTCGATAGCCATCGTGTTGTTGTGGAGGATTGGAAGGATTTCGTTCCTACcttgaacaacaagaacGTCATTTTGTCTCCTTGGTGTGGTGTCCCTGAGTGTGAGgatgacatcaaggagtCTTCTGCATCGACtggtgatgatgaggagcAGGACGAAAGAGCACCATCCATGGGTGCTAAGTCCTTATGCATTCCAGGTCACCAGCTTCCTTTGCGTCCAGGACAAAAGTGTGTGAGATGCACTCGTAATGCTGTCACTTGGTGCATGTTTGGCAGATCTTATTAA